In Pristis pectinata isolate sPriPec2 chromosome 11, sPriPec2.1.pri, whole genome shotgun sequence, the following proteins share a genomic window:
- the cnga3a gene encoding cyclic nucleotide-gated cation channel alpha-3, translated as MAMISTQQSYPPLHRLSVRNNDEDPERIENGSSRTHSLCEDSSSELQGVTSAEPRGQHESRRTSLTGRGALARLTNFIIVLRNWATQQIHNEDQRPDSFLERFRGPEIKDVSSRESNTQSVAGNPEHHGRSKKKKDVYIIDPAENLYYRWLSIIAMPVMYNWCMLVCRACFEELQTNHLALWLVLDYVSDAIYVMDSFVRFRTGFLEQGLLVKDAKKLRDNYMKMPQFKLDTLSLLPTDLAYLKLGLNYPEVRFNRLFRFSRMFEFFDRTETRTNYPNIFRIGNLVLYILIIIHWNGCIYYAISKSIGFGIDTWVYPNISHPEYGRLSRKYIYCLYWSTLTLTTIGETPPPVKDEEFLFVVIDFLVGVLIFATIVGNVGSMISNMNASRAEFQSKIDAIKQYMQFRKVSKDLEARIIKWFDYLWINKKSINEKEVLKNLPDKLKAEIAINVHLDTLKKVRIFSDCEAGLLIELVLKLQPQVYSPGDYICRKGDIGREMYIIKEGKLAVVADDGVTQFVVLSDGSYFGEISILNIKGSKAGNRRTANIRSIGYSDLFCLSKVDLMEALTEYPDAKKILEEKGRQILMKDNLIDEEAAKEGEDAKDLEEKVERMESSLDTLQTKFARLLAEYKSTQLKLKQRITKVENKVKNFGSGYLSDGFDSATDTEIGK; from the exons ATGGCAATGATTAGTACCCAACAGTCATATCCACCCCTTCACAGACTCTCCGTCAGGAATAATGATGAAGATCCGGAAAGGATAGAAAATGGCAGCAGCAG GACCCACTCACTGTGTGAAGACTCATCTTCTGAGCTTCAGGGGGTGACCTCTGCAGAACCTAGAGGTCAGCACGAATCCCGCCGGACTTCTCTCACAGGCAGAGGAGCTCTAGCCAG GTTAACTAATTTCATCATTGTGCTGAGGAACTGGGCAACTCAGCAAATCCACAATGAAGATCAGAGACCAGATTCATTCTTGGAACGCTTTCGGGGACCAGAGATAAAAGATGTATCAAGCCGGGAGAGTAACACCCAGTCAGTTGCTGGCAATCCAGAGCACCATGGCAGGAGCAAGAA GAAGAAAGATGTGTACATTATTGATCCTGCAGAAAATCTTTACTATCGATGGCTGTCCATTATTGCAATGCCTGTAATGTACAACTGGTGTATGCTTGTGTGCAG AGCTTGTTTTGAAGAACTTCAAACAAATCATCTTGCTCTTTGGCTGGTGTTGGATTATGTATCAGATGCGATCTACGTCATGGATTCATTTGTAAGATTTCGAACAG GTTTTCTTGAACAAGGATTGCTGGTCAAAGATGCAAAGAAATTAAGGGATAATTACATGAAGATGCCTCAGTTTAAATTGGATACACTCTCCCTTTTACCAACAGATTTAGCATACCTTAAGTTGGGACTTAATTACCCTGAGGTGCGATTTAATCGTCTCTTCCGCTTTAGCCGAATGTTTGAATTCTTTGATCGTACTGAAACCAGAACAAACTACCCTAACATATTTCGAATTGGAAATCTTGTTTTGTACATCCTCATCATTATCCATTGGAATGGCTGCATTTATTATGCAATCTCCAAATCAATTGGGTTTGGTATTGACACTTGGGTGTATCCAAACATATCTCACCCTGAATATGGACGACTTAGCAGAAAATATATCTATTGTCTTTACTGGTCCACCTTGACCTTGACCACCATAGGAGAAACCCCTCCTCCAGTGAAGGATGAAGAATTTCTATTTGTGGTCATTGACTTCCTGGTGGGAGTCCTTATCTTCGCTACCATTGTTGGTAACGTGGGGTCCATGATCTCAAACATGAATGCCTCTCGGGCTGAGTTCCAATCCAAAATTGATGCCATCAAGCAGTACATGCAGTTCCGAAAAGTGAGCAAAGACCTGGAGGCTAGGATCATCAAGTGGTTTGACTACCTGTGGATCAACAAGAAGAGTATAAATGAGAAGGAAGTCCTCAAGAACCTACCTGACAAACTAAAGGCTGAAATTGCCATCAATGTCCACTTGGACACACTAAAGAAAGTCCGGATCTTTTCCGATTGTGAAGCTGGCCTCTTAATCGAGTTGGTGCTAAAGCTGCAGCCTCAGGTATACAGCCCTGGAGACTACATCTGCCGCAAGGGAGACATTGGCAGAGAAATGTATATCATCAAAGAAGGCAAACTGGCAGTAGTGGCCGATGACGGAGTAACACAGTTTGTGGTCTTGAGTGATGGCAGTTACTTTGGGGAGATCAGCATCCTGAACATAAAGGGCAGTAAAGCTGGCAATAGGCGGACAGCCAACATTAGGAGCATAGGCTACTCCGATCTCTTCTGCCTCTCCAAAGTTGACCTGATGGAAGCCCTGACTGAATATCCAGATGCCAAAAAGATTCTGGAAGAAAAGGGACGTcagattctgatgaaggataACTTGATAGATGAAGAGGCAGCAAAAGAGGGGGAAGATGCAAAAGACCTGGAAGAGAAAGTGGAAAGAATGGAGTCCTCCCTGGATACTTTGCAAACCAAGTTTGCCAGGCTCCTGGCTGAGTACAAATCCACACAACTGAAACTGAAGCAAAGGATCACAAAGGTGGAAAACAAAGTAAAGAACTTTGGCAGTGGATACCTATCTGATGGCTTCGACAGTGCGACTGACACAGAAATAGGAAAATGA